One region of Centropristis striata isolate RG_2023a ecotype Rhode Island chromosome 3, C.striata_1.0, whole genome shotgun sequence genomic DNA includes:
- the atrip gene encoding ATR-interacting protein isoform X2, with the protein MNCPPTKRLRGLNQDVVMAVAFDDDPFGDDKDFTQDDLDEIDIIASQAATSDPTLGHGSKPGSKPMELARGSTRLSSAGHSKSVSRTTTNQSRENMFGFGSSSNSRGNAGIPSSEALSNRQQQFGSGREDSYSLLEAQHAELKRKLKEVEEEIVLKSGEIRVLRDSLKGAQQEKEAQRQNQILLETQRQKEHSDREKELNKKVQSLQSELQFKEAEINEIKTKLHSSDKNKTASPLMRNSPKVLSSVNSSSSSSPTANGFITKETFGAPFLSRSTPVKTRKEDRGSSSSRSGDRHETSRPDPFLSVRPAHLQHRGGILLGLLLQQPLSPSSLGLSHLLSMSLTDIHLTNSTSAGFLLHSDPAAGVSGGGGGPPRAALSPVQSLAVTGLNMLSQNRPAAATSDGNKRSCPGAVLLLPLLDLHLTQLCKVLDSLRSTSAVGSGSNSTAACSPPARRLEEACLTGFSVEDTGLAALRLLYLLLANSDEVVEAVLSKESQSGVTDKKTEHSAAAGALCSQNALLQSVLRLCEAGLSGGGSQNDELVLNAMKTLCVLIERSPHTHADRLQCVLQVVCVCLSADCRLQTVSGSVSVLTSMSDHQTLSQQLCSQHDPCIFLKLFQFIRTRPDNQATHTDWILLDLQVVRLLSRLMTQRAESWTSSPHSTCQCYTELVQMVVIVFHRQWLDLRGSQDVTDSTGLASPSQKCPTSSVPWWRGATSSLLRECLLLLHWLLLHHGSYSESCRPLLHMYDQVIPAVRDTLRKIPELSESEELALEEICRSEGDDTDDMDTDAGS; encoded by the exons ATGAACTGCCCCCCCACCAAGCGCCTCCGAGGCCTGAACCAGGATGTGGTGATGGCGGTGGCCTTTGACGATGACCCGTTTGGAGATGACAAGGATTTCACACAGGACGACTTGGATGAGATTGACATCATCGCCTCGCAGGCCGCAACTTCGGACCCTACACTGGGGCATGGCTCTAAACCGGGAAGCAAACCAATGGAGCTGGCCCGCGGGTCCACCCGGCTGTCGTCTGCCGGGCATAGCAAATCTGTGAGCAGGACcaccaccaatcagagcagagagaacaTGTTTGGGttcggcagcagcagcaacagcagaggGAATGCTGGGATACCAAGCAGCGAGGCTCTCA GTAACAGGCAGCAGCAGTTTGGGTCTGGCAGAGAAGACTCCTACAGTCTGCTGGAGGCTCAGCATGCAGAGCTAAAGAGGAAG ctgaaggaggtggaggaggagattgTGCTGAAGAGCGGGGAGATCCGGGTCCTGAGGGACTCTCTGAAGGGAGCTCAGCAGGAAAAGGAGGCCCAGAGGCAGAACCAGATCCTGCTGGAGAcccagagacagaaagagcacAGCGACAGGGAGAAGGAGCTCAACAAGAAG GTTCAGTCTTTGCAGTCAGAGCTGCAGTTTAAAGAAGCTGAGATAAATGAGATTAAGACCAAACTGCACAGTTCAGACAAGAACAAGACGGCCTCTCCACTGATGAGAAACAG tcCTAAAGTGCTGAGCTCTGtgaacagcagcagctcctcctctccGACAGCAAACGGTTTCATCACCAAGGAGACATTTGGAGCCCCTTTTCTGTCCAGGTCGACGCCGGTCAAGACACGGAAAGAGG ACAGAGGGTCGTCGAGCAGTAGATCTGGGGACAGACATGAAACGTCTCGCCCAGATCCCTTCCTGTCCGTCAGACCTGCACACCTGCAGCACCGAG GTGGCATCCTGCTGGGCTTATTGCTGCAGCAGCCTCTGTCTCCCAGCAGCCTCGGCCTGTCTCACCTGCTGTCCATGAGTCTGACTGACATCCACTTGACAAACAG CACGTCTGCAGGTTTTCTGCTGCACTCTGATCCTGCAGCCGGTGTCAGTGGAGGTGGAGGCGGACCTCCTAGAGCTGCTCTGAGTCCGGTCCAGAGTCTGGCTGTAACTGGACTCAACATGCTGAGTCAGAACCGACCAGCAGCTGCGACCAGCGACGGAAACAAAAG gtCGTGTCCCGGcgctgtcctcctcctccctctgttggATCTTCACCTGACTCAGCTCTGTAAGGTTCTGGACTCGCTCCGCTCCACCTCCGCTGTGGGTAGTGGTTCAAACTCTACTGCTGCCTGCTCGCCCCCAGCcaggaggctggaggaggcATGTTTGACTGGTTTCAGCGTGGAGGACACTGGTTTGGCTGCTCTGAGGCTCCTCTACCTGCTGCTGGCCAACAGCGACGAG GTGGTGGAGGCTGTTTTGTCAAAGGAGAGTCAGAGCGGAGTTACAGACAAAAAG ACTGAAcactctgctgcagctggagctcTGTGCTCCCAGAATGCCTTGCTGCAGTCAGTGCTACGGCTGTGTGAAGCGGGGCTTAGCGGTGGCGGCTCGCAGAATGACGAGCTTGTCCTAAATGCCATGAAGACTCTGTGTGTCCTCATTGAGAGGTCGCCGCACACACATGctgacag GTTGCAGTGTGTGCTgcaggtggtgtgtgtgtgtttgtcagcagaCTGCAGGTTGCAAACAGTTTCAGGGAGTGTGTCTGTCCTCACGTCTATGTCCGACCACCAGACTCTGTCtcagcagctctgctctcaGCATG ACCCGTGTATTTTCCTGAAGTTGTTCCAGTTCATCAGAACCAGACCAGACAACcaggcaacacacacagactggatACTGCTAGACCTGCAG gTGGTTCGATTGCTGAGCAGACTGATGActcagagagcagagagctgGACCAGCAGCCCACACAGCACCTGTCAGTGTTACACTGAG ttggTTCAGATGGTAGTGATTGTTTTCCATCGTCAGTGGTTGGATCTTCGTGGTTCTCAGGATGTGACGGACTCAACAG GCCTGGCCTCGCCCTCACAGAAATGCCCCACCTCCTCCGTGCCGTGGTGGCGCGGCGCGACATCGTCTCTGCTCAGAgagtgtctgctgctgctgcactggctgctgctgcatcaCGGCAGCTACTCCGAGAGCTGCAGGCCGCTGCTGCACATGTATGACCAGGTGATCCCTGCTGTAAGGGACACGCTGAGGAAGATCCCCGAGCTGAGCGAGAGCgagg agCTGGCGTTGGAGGAGATCTGCCGCTCGGAGGGCGATGACACTGATGACATGGACACTGATGCtggctcctga
- the LOC131968989 gene encoding tribbles homolog 2-like, with translation MSMGMTAARTQLCLKRLLDEPQDIVLKCKVARLDPNPPVTSLSNCLRPRSPAPKPDQSQSPSRVGSYLLYERCEGEKTYRAVHAHTKEQYTCQVLPLRGYQERLAAYSRIGHHENVCGLLDVVVGQDSVYVFLPGHHSDMHAYLRSKKRLSEEEAGHLFAQMVNAVTHCHHHGVVLRDLKLRRFVFIDKYRTRLALLGLDDCVLLHGNHDDSLTDRHGCPAYVSPELLTNGSRSYSGRAADIWSLGVSLYTMLIGRYPFQDTQPAALFAKIRRGAFSLPDWLSPQAKCLISCMLRKSPVERLTASELQMHPWLTNPSPPQQTIHKTHHSSHKTLQNKQEDDDQVVPTWTEKH, from the exons ATGAGCATGGGCATGACCGCGGCCAGGACTCAGCTGTGTCTCAAGAGACTGCTGGACGAACCCCAGGACATTGTGCTGAAATGTAAAGTAGCCCGTCTGGACCCGAACCCTCCTGTCACCAGCCTATCAAACTGCCTCAGGCCcagaagccccgcccccaagCCGGACCAGAGCCAATCGCCATCCAGAGTCGGATCGTACCTCCTGTATGAACGCTGCGAGGGGGAGAAGACTTACAGGGCGGTTCACGCACACACAAAGGAGCAATACACCTGCCAG GTGCTTCCTCTTCGTGGTTACCAGGAGCGGTTGGCGGCCTACTCCCGAATCGGCCACCACGAGAACGTGTGCGGCCTGCTGGACGTGGTAGTCGGCCAGGACAGCGTATACGTGTTCCTGCCAGGCCACCACAGCGACATGCACGCCTACCTGCGGAGCAAGAAGCGTCTCAGCGAGGAAGAGGCGGGGCATCTGTTCGCTCAGATGGTGAACGCCGTGACGCACTGCCACCACCATGGAGTCGTCCTCAGAGACCTGAAGCTCCGCCGCTTCGTCTTCATCGACAAATACAG gACTCGTCTCGCTCTACTCGGCCTGGACGACTGCGTCCTCCTGCACGGTAACCATGACGActctctgacagacagacacggCTGCCCCGCCTACGTCAGTCCCGAGCTGCTGACCAACGGGAGTAGGTCTTACTCTGGCCGCGCCGCGGACATCTGGAGCCTGGGCGTGTCCCTGTACACCATGCTGATTGGACGATACCCGTTTCAGGACACGCAGCCCGCCGCGTTGTTCGCCAAGATCCGCCGCGGGGCCTTCAGCCTGCCCGATTGGCTGTCCCCTCAGGCCAAGTGTCTGATCAGCTGCATGCTGAGGAAGTCACCCGTGGAGAGATTGACGGCGTCGGAGCTGCAGATGCACCCGTGGCTGACCAATCCCAGCCCGCCACAACAGACCATTCACAAGACGCATCACAGCTCGCACAAAACATTACAGAACAAACAGGAGGACGATGACCAGGTGGTGCCGACCtggacagaaaaacactaa
- the atrip gene encoding ATR-interacting protein isoform X1, producing the protein MNCPPTKRLRGLNQDVVMAVAFDDDPFGDDKDFTQDDLDEIDIIASQAATSDPTLGHGSKPGSKPMELARGSTRLSSAGHSKSVSRTTTNQSRENMFGFGSSSNSRGNAGIPSSEALSNRQQQFGSGREDSYSLLEAQHAELKRKLKEVEEEIVLKSGEIRVLRDSLKGAQQEKEAQRQNQILLETQRQKEHSDREKELNKKVQSLQSELQFKEAEINEIKTKLHSSDKNKTASPLMRNSPKVLSSVNSSSSSSPTANGFITKETFGAPFLSRSTPVKTRKEADRGSSSSRSGDRHETSRPDPFLSVRPAHLQHRGGILLGLLLQQPLSPSSLGLSHLLSMSLTDIHLTNSTSAGFLLHSDPAAGVSGGGGGPPRAALSPVQSLAVTGLNMLSQNRPAAATSDGNKRSCPGAVLLLPLLDLHLTQLCKVLDSLRSTSAVGSGSNSTAACSPPARRLEEACLTGFSVEDTGLAALRLLYLLLANSDEVVEAVLSKESQSGVTDKKTEHSAAAGALCSQNALLQSVLRLCEAGLSGGGSQNDELVLNAMKTLCVLIERSPHTHADRLQCVLQVVCVCLSADCRLQTVSGSVSVLTSMSDHQTLSQQLCSQHDPCIFLKLFQFIRTRPDNQATHTDWILLDLQVVRLLSRLMTQRAESWTSSPHSTCQCYTELVQMVVIVFHRQWLDLRGSQDVTDSTGLASPSQKCPTSSVPWWRGATSSLLRECLLLLHWLLLHHGSYSESCRPLLHMYDQVIPAVRDTLRKIPELSESEELALEEICRSEGDDTDDMDTDAGS; encoded by the exons ATGAACTGCCCCCCCACCAAGCGCCTCCGAGGCCTGAACCAGGATGTGGTGATGGCGGTGGCCTTTGACGATGACCCGTTTGGAGATGACAAGGATTTCACACAGGACGACTTGGATGAGATTGACATCATCGCCTCGCAGGCCGCAACTTCGGACCCTACACTGGGGCATGGCTCTAAACCGGGAAGCAAACCAATGGAGCTGGCCCGCGGGTCCACCCGGCTGTCGTCTGCCGGGCATAGCAAATCTGTGAGCAGGACcaccaccaatcagagcagagagaacaTGTTTGGGttcggcagcagcagcaacagcagaggGAATGCTGGGATACCAAGCAGCGAGGCTCTCA GTAACAGGCAGCAGCAGTTTGGGTCTGGCAGAGAAGACTCCTACAGTCTGCTGGAGGCTCAGCATGCAGAGCTAAAGAGGAAG ctgaaggaggtggaggaggagattgTGCTGAAGAGCGGGGAGATCCGGGTCCTGAGGGACTCTCTGAAGGGAGCTCAGCAGGAAAAGGAGGCCCAGAGGCAGAACCAGATCCTGCTGGAGAcccagagacagaaagagcacAGCGACAGGGAGAAGGAGCTCAACAAGAAG GTTCAGTCTTTGCAGTCAGAGCTGCAGTTTAAAGAAGCTGAGATAAATGAGATTAAGACCAAACTGCACAGTTCAGACAAGAACAAGACGGCCTCTCCACTGATGAGAAACAG tcCTAAAGTGCTGAGCTCTGtgaacagcagcagctcctcctctccGACAGCAAACGGTTTCATCACCAAGGAGACATTTGGAGCCCCTTTTCTGTCCAGGTCGACGCCGGTCAAGACACGGAAAGAGG CAGACAGAGGGTCGTCGAGCAGTAGATCTGGGGACAGACATGAAACGTCTCGCCCAGATCCCTTCCTGTCCGTCAGACCTGCACACCTGCAGCACCGAG GTGGCATCCTGCTGGGCTTATTGCTGCAGCAGCCTCTGTCTCCCAGCAGCCTCGGCCTGTCTCACCTGCTGTCCATGAGTCTGACTGACATCCACTTGACAAACAG CACGTCTGCAGGTTTTCTGCTGCACTCTGATCCTGCAGCCGGTGTCAGTGGAGGTGGAGGCGGACCTCCTAGAGCTGCTCTGAGTCCGGTCCAGAGTCTGGCTGTAACTGGACTCAACATGCTGAGTCAGAACCGACCAGCAGCTGCGACCAGCGACGGAAACAAAAG gtCGTGTCCCGGcgctgtcctcctcctccctctgttggATCTTCACCTGACTCAGCTCTGTAAGGTTCTGGACTCGCTCCGCTCCACCTCCGCTGTGGGTAGTGGTTCAAACTCTACTGCTGCCTGCTCGCCCCCAGCcaggaggctggaggaggcATGTTTGACTGGTTTCAGCGTGGAGGACACTGGTTTGGCTGCTCTGAGGCTCCTCTACCTGCTGCTGGCCAACAGCGACGAG GTGGTGGAGGCTGTTTTGTCAAAGGAGAGTCAGAGCGGAGTTACAGACAAAAAG ACTGAAcactctgctgcagctggagctcTGTGCTCCCAGAATGCCTTGCTGCAGTCAGTGCTACGGCTGTGTGAAGCGGGGCTTAGCGGTGGCGGCTCGCAGAATGACGAGCTTGTCCTAAATGCCATGAAGACTCTGTGTGTCCTCATTGAGAGGTCGCCGCACACACATGctgacag GTTGCAGTGTGTGCTgcaggtggtgtgtgtgtgtttgtcagcagaCTGCAGGTTGCAAACAGTTTCAGGGAGTGTGTCTGTCCTCACGTCTATGTCCGACCACCAGACTCTGTCtcagcagctctgctctcaGCATG ACCCGTGTATTTTCCTGAAGTTGTTCCAGTTCATCAGAACCAGACCAGACAACcaggcaacacacacagactggatACTGCTAGACCTGCAG gTGGTTCGATTGCTGAGCAGACTGATGActcagagagcagagagctgGACCAGCAGCCCACACAGCACCTGTCAGTGTTACACTGAG ttggTTCAGATGGTAGTGATTGTTTTCCATCGTCAGTGGTTGGATCTTCGTGGTTCTCAGGATGTGACGGACTCAACAG GCCTGGCCTCGCCCTCACAGAAATGCCCCACCTCCTCCGTGCCGTGGTGGCGCGGCGCGACATCGTCTCTGCTCAGAgagtgtctgctgctgctgcactggctgctgctgcatcaCGGCAGCTACTCCGAGAGCTGCAGGCCGCTGCTGCACATGTATGACCAGGTGATCCCTGCTGTAAGGGACACGCTGAGGAAGATCCCCGAGCTGAGCGAGAGCgagg agCTGGCGTTGGAGGAGATCTGCCGCTCGGAGGGCGATGACACTGATGACATGGACACTGATGCtggctcctga